A genomic stretch from Budorcas taxicolor isolate Tak-1 chromosome 15, Takin1.1, whole genome shotgun sequence includes:
- the LOC128060449 gene encoding olfactory receptor 1013-like codes for MEKNNHTVTEFILVGFTTDPKTQLVLFVVFLGVYSMTLVANATLIVLIGNDSRLHTPMYFFIGNLSFLDLCYSSVYTPKILVTCISEDKSISFTGCAVQFFFSAGLAYSECYLLAAMAYDRYAAISSPLLYAQVMSRRLCICLVIYSYTGGFVNAIILTSNTFTLNFCGGNIIDDFFCDVPPLVKLACDVKETYQDVLYFLLASNVITPTVLILASYAFIIAAILRICSTQGRLKAFSTCSSHLISVTLYYGSSLYIYSRPSSSYSLERDKVVSTFYTVVFPMLNPMIYSMRNTDVKDALKKLSRFT; via the coding sequence ATGGAGAAGAACAATCACACGGTGACTGAGTTCATCCTTGTGGGATTCACAACAGACCCCAAGACGCAGCTGGTCCTGTTTGTGGTATTCCTTGGTGTGTACTCCATGACCCTGGTAGCAAATGCCACCCTCATAGTGTTGATCGGTAATGACTCCCGACTGCACACACCCATGTATTTTTTCATTGGGAATCTGTCCTTTCTGGATCTCTGCTACTCCTCTGTGTACACCCCAAAGATCCTAGTGACCTGCATCTCTGAAGACAAgagcatctccttcactggctgtGCAGTCCAGTTCTTCTTCTCTGCGGGGCTGGCCTACAGCGAGTGCTACCTGCTGGCTGCCATGGCTTATGACCGCTATGCGGCCATTTCCAGTCCCCTGCTCTATGCTCAGGTCATGTCGAGGAGACTCTGTATCTGTTTGGTTATATATTCCTATACTGGGGGTTTTGTCAATGCAATAATACTCACCAGCAACACATTCACATTGAATTTTTGTGGTGGTAATATTATTGATGACTTTTTCTGTGATGTTCCACCTCTCGTGAAATTGGCTTGTGATGTGAAAGAGACGTACCAGGATGTGTTGTACTTCCTCCTGGCCTCCAACGTCATCACCCCCACTGTGCTCATCCTAGCTTCCTACGCCTTCATCATTGCTGCCATCTTGCGAATTTGCTCCACTCAGGGCCGCCTcaaagccttctccacctgctcctcccacctgATCTCTGTCACCTTGTACTACGGCTCCAGTCTCTACATCTACTCCCGTCCAAGTTCCAGCTATTCCCTTGAGAGGGACAAGGTGGTGTCTACATTTTACACCGTGGTGTTCCCCATGTTGAACCCCATGATCTACAGTATGAGGAATACAGATGTTAAAGATGCTCTGAAAAAGCTCTCCAGGTTCACATAA